ATACTAACATTTGGAGAATGTTTTGAGTTAGCTGGGATGAATTGGTGGTGTTTTAAATGCGTTTACCAGCTTTAATAGAAAGTTTACTTTGGTaggttttttttaaaaccaattatGGCCTGATTTTGTTGAAAATTACTTCACACATCACTTTGATATTCAATTTTAAGCCTATTTAGTATGCAATAGTGTACTATTAAAGTTATAGTATAATATGCTACAGTATGCAGTACCAATCATCACACGACCTTTTTCCCCCTGTGCTTATTGGCTGTGCTCGCAGTGAGGGCGATAAAGTGAAGGTGGCTCAAGGAGTGTCCGGCTCAGTGCAGGACAAAGGCTCCATCCATAAATTTGTCCCATACCTCATCGCTGGAATCCAACACGGCTGCCAAGACATTGGTGCTAAAAGCCTCTCTGTACTTCGGTAAGTTTGTGTCTGTGTTGAATCGCACATTCCACGCTACTTTCAAACCCTAATTACACTGTTTTTGTCTACACATCAAGCTCCATGATGTATTCCGGAGAACTAAAATTCGAGAAGAGGACCATGTCAGCTCAAGTGGAGGGTGGCGTACATGGACTTCACTCGTAAGTCACTAGGGGGCGCCATTGTTTAACTttacatttctattttaaaacCTAATATACATATCTGAAACCATTATCTCTATGTTTATAGCTTCGAGAAGCGTCTTTACTAAATCAAGCAGACGAAACACGGATGGGAAGCAGCGACCAAACACCTCAGACAAAGTTATCCCACCCTGCCAGCACACATTGTGAAAGAAAAGTATTACTAGTTTGAGAGCAGGACCTCAAACTAATCCAGTCCACAAAAACATGGCAGTTGCACTCAAAGGGGGCATCAGGGTTACCAAAAAactccctgtgtttgtgttttcgcaTCTGTCTATTAGCAGCTCAGCAAAAACAAGGCAGCATTTGGTGTGAATATTCCTGACCGCCTTTTCCCTCAAACTGAAATAAGTTTTTCCTACGGGCAGCACTAATATCTCCACATCTACCAATAAAACGATGACTGCCATAAAACCAAGTGCTCCAAATATACTTGAGGCAATCTTTTCTGTAGTAGACTTGTAACTACTGAAGATGCGATATGATATATTTTTGATTTTAGAAGACAGGTTAAAGAGGTACGTCGAAACATTCATGTCAATTTTGTGATCGTTAAATCTGTCGTTTTATGGGTGGGACGGATCTTTATGTCCACCATTTTGCGTCCTGTAACTGTGGGTACAATTCATACTGAAAATTGATTACCAAATATGATATCTGTAGATATATACATACGTACAGTAGTTGCTCTGAGAGTATCATGAAATCATGTGTGGAATATATTTTCTGACCAAAAAAAGCTGGAAGGGTTTGTTGATTTATCAGGGTTGATGAATAATGACGGACTTTTAATGCAGCCTTTTTGGGAATTTTAAAGAAGAGTAGTTATTATGGGTCTTTGTGAATACAATTGCGATTTTTAATACTTGCATGCtgtggttttctttttttcttttttttttataagtcatAATATGGCAACATTTGTACTATTTACATAACTGCCAAATGTGTTTTGGTTTTTGTTAACTTGACTATTTAATCTTCTTTAAAAGCCAAAAAGATGCTGTGATGGTCCTGGTTATTTCTCAGGATGTATTTATCTGTGTCATCTAAACTTCACCTACAACTTTGTATGTTGGGTAAACCAGTGAGATGCCTTGAATTGTGTAATAAATGAAGGACACGTCTGTCTTAACCCAAAAATCACTGCCAAAATGAAGCATGTTAGCTATAAACATTTACTTTAgtgtttttgtttagctttttggTATCAAAATCAGACAATAGTATTGTATTTTCTTTCAAATTTTCAGTATAACCATGTACAAAGATGCATATTTTAATCAACTGGATGTTGATAACCGTTTGTATGTTGCTACGCCCACAGTCACAGTCTTTGACAACTCGAGAGCCTCGTTTGTTTACGGCAGGTTGCATATCCTGTTCGATATTGCTGatgatatatgaaaaataaacttAATCTGTTACGCATTTTGTTTTGCATGCTTTATGGAGGTAAAATATACCTGCTTTGGAcctcagtttttaatatttattgaaaatCTCCAACAGCCTTTAAACAACAAACATTAGATGTATCAGCTGTTTCTCACATAGTTTTCATGCACGCTATAAAATGTACAAAGTCATAATATGTATTGAGCAACAGTGTAATGAGTATTTCAGATAAATTATTGTCATCAAATATACACTATGAGGAAGATAAAATGGCAGTCTGTGCTCTATAGTTCAGTTTGTTAAGTGCTACAAAACAACTGAACTACAGAGACGTTTTCTCCCTCATATTTGATAAAACTTTTTAGGCCCTTCGACGTCATAATGCATTATTGCAAACAAACGAATAAACAGTGACTTGCAGTTACCTGTGCGACTAAACACTAGAAGCACAAAGACTGTTTCTAAAATGATGCAGATTACAAAATTAGACACAGTATTGATAGCATTTTCTGAAGCTAGattctgtagtatttgttttacaatatgGATATCAGTAGTTTGCACTCTCACAGTATTAATCATATAGACCAAAAAGCTATTTTGTACAAATTGATACAAACGTCACTCTTAGTAGTGTAGAGAAATTTTGAAAGCAATGCTTTACACTTACAAATTTATCAATAATCAAAGGACTTTTGTACAAAAATCTGCCTAAGCTTCTGGCAAGTGGTGGCACTTCATAAACCTTTATAAGGATATTGACTTCAGAATCCATCTCTTTGGAGAACTTACCTGACAGGAACATACCAAAAACATCCTGAAATTGAAACATTTGGCACAGTTCTAGTCCAACACACATCTGACAGCTTGGTAAATACACTCACCAAGTCACCTGATTTGCCCCTTTCCTGCTTATCACATCACTGCATGGGTGCTTCTCAATCGGAAGGATGTGTCCTAGTAAGGCTGCATATCTACCCTGCCATGCCATCAAGCTTCGCTGAAGGACATCTCAATTAGAAGGATGCTTAGTAGGCAGTCTTTGCTTCGTGTCCTATTTTGAAGGGTACATCTGGTGTTATTCATGGCATCCTTCGTTTACCCTTAATCTATTGCACACATTCAATTCACAAACACTTAGCTGAAAATAAGCTGAGCACTGTGCTAATTAAATTCCATTatataatgcaaaaaaacaacaaaaaacatttggAGATGAAAATCAATGTTGTAAATGCATCGCATAATGCTTGTGTTATGTAAACCACTGAGAGAATACAGACAGTTGTCATTACTTGTACTGCATTGACTGAAAACTGGTgaatataaagatttttatatgaAGTAATCTTTATGGTCATGTTACATGGGGGAACTTTCGCCAATGGTGCCATCAATGGACAACCCAGTGTGACACAGGGCAACTAACTAGTGCAACTGGACCCAGATACAAATTTCTTGCCCTTTCCTCATAGGAAAGTATCCAAGCAAAATCACTTTGCCTAGCAACATTGCTCAAAAGTTGCACCATGTATCCTCACCTGTAGGGTGAATGTCTACTGAAGAGATTTTTCTCCAGCTGagcatttttttctgctgttgtAAAAGGAACCCAGGCAGTCGAAGTAGCACTCACACCTGAGCTTTTTTAGCAATTTGGTGGATACTCGCCCTTAGATTAGGATTTAATATTACTTGTGCACAGTGACTGCAAGGGTGGATAAATGTATGACAGCCATTTGCACTTACAAGACCATATAGTAAGAGTTGACATTCTAGTACTAAGTCCTATGCTTAGATGGACTCTACCAATTAAGCCTTAGAAGAACTGGAGTAGGAATCCTAGTGATGATTTGAGAAGCACCCCGAGTCTTTTGGCTTTATCATATTACATCATTCTTCTGTCTGAAAGTTGAGGACTCCCCTAGAGGTCAATAGTCTCGCTGCAGATGCTAAGAGCATCTATCTGTCTGCACACACTGATAAACTCTTCTTGGACGGACTGATCAAACTCCGACTGCTGGTCCAGACTGTCCTCTGACTTTAATGTTCTGTAGGGTCTCTGTACGTTGTCTCGTTGGTGCCCAGAGCTGGCAGTGTGGCTGGAACCTCCACTGAGGGTAGATGATGGAGGATGGTGTCCTTCTGGAGTAGAGCACAGAACTAGAGAAGAACCACCCAGAGACTGTCTGTAGAGGGAAGAGGAACTGGAGCTGCCTCTCCAGCGCTCTGGAGATGAGCAGCAAGTGGAAGATGAGAGTGAGGGAGATGGGGATGGAGGAAAACCCAACGACGGACCATTCATTTGGGCTTGAGGGGGAATGGGAGCCTGCGGTAGCACCTCCACACATGATGATGTTCGGTATAACCCTGGATCAGGAATAAGGGTGCCTCTCGCTGTTTGGGCACCACTTGAGATGGTTTCTCTACCATTCAGGGAGCGGTCACTTGAGGTGAAGGGTCGTAAGGGGCTGAAGATGCTCATGGGAAATAGAGACTCACTAAAAAGTGCCTCATCAATGCTTCGACGCAGATTTATAGGTGATGGAGGACGCAGGTCTGCTGTAGAGTCACTTGTACAGGATGAACCCATAGAAGGGGCACCGGTGTTGGGATGAGTGTTGGGCAAATCCAGGTCAAGGTCACGGTAGGCCAGTGCACGGTTGCTGTGATACAAAAGGTCAAGACCATTTAAGCTGCCTAGACGGTCATCCACAAGTGTGTACAATGGTAGGCACTCTGTCTCCCCATGCCCAATTGGATCACAGATAGCAAGCTTCTCCTGATGTGATAGAGTCCACTGATAGCTTCCAGGAATAATTGGTGACTTTGCTGCTAGAAGTTCAGTCCAGCAACTACCTGCCTGGGGAAGGTGATCGGAACAGTAGACTGGTTGAGCAACTACCAGAACCAGTGTGAGACAAACCACTGCTTCACACACTCTGCAGCTGAACTGGAAAGTCCACCATGGCCAAGGGCGAAAGGACTCAACACTTCCAGCCATGCCAAGAGCGTGTAGCATGGCGTAGAGTTGCAGACCAGCACAGGCCAGAGAGAAGATGGCAGAGAGTAGCACTGCAGCTGCAGCTCTGTCCCAATCTCGGCTCTCTGCAAATGGGCAGCGGTTGTAGCGTTCAGCTGGTGTTGGCGATGTGTTGTTCAGATGATAAATATGCTTGGAGTCAGCACGAACATAGCAGTAGAACACAAAATATGCTGCTGATAGGAAGGTTGCCAGAGCCACAAAGGCACCTCTAGAGATCAAGGACAGAAACAGGTAGACTCGTTGGTCAACATGCAGTAATGCAACGGGGCCAAAGGCAGCAGCAAAGTGCAGAAGCACCAAGCCGGCCAGGATGCAAGGTCTCTGAAAGACGGAATAGGATAGCTGCATGCGGGAGCGCATTGATAGGAGAAGGAACACTAAGCCAAAGGCAGCAGTCATACAGGGGAATGGAGCCTCGTAAAGTAACAACGAGGCCTCTGTGGATGACATACGGTCTTGGTATCCATATGCATCATACACTAGGGCAAAGGCCCTAGTGGAGCCAGCTGCAACTAGGCAAAAACTGACCAGAGCAAAGTAGCCACAGCCTGATGGGTACTGTAGAGGCAGGCACAGAAGGTTCAGGGTGGAGGCCAAAGCAACTAGACAGAACACTGTGCCCAGGCCGTAGATGTGGGCTTCCCACGCTGAACCCCATGTTGCCAGGGCACTGTTCCAATCTGAATACAGTGCCACAAACATAGGTGGGGCTGGAAACAGTATAGGACTCTGAGAGAGGTTGGTGGAGACCGTGGTTGTGCTGTCATTTTTGCTGCTGTTGCTCAGGACAGTGGTGGGCCAAGTGTCACTAGAACTGCAAATTCCAGACCGTTCTGCGTTGCAGTCAGGGAGTGCAGATTCTTGGGTAAAGTCTGTCAGCCAGTCTTCAGACACGGTGGAGGGCATTTCTGAAATAAATAGAATGCATATTGCACAATTAGTcaaaaatacatgcaaatattgtttaaagtcattatttttgagCCTTAAAGAGATAGGTCACCCTAAAATTAAAGTTCATTTTCTAATTtttttcacttgttccaaactctTCTGAGTATCTTTCTTTaggcaaactttattttaatggtccatttgttgaatttaagttacattgcatctacataccaactaaatctcattagattataagtagactgttaggttggggttatggttggggttagggttagtgtaagttgacatggacttgcaaagtttcttatggtctgttaaatgtctgttgaaaaagtagtatcaacagatattaagcagacagtctactaagactcaaatggaccatcaaaataaagtgttgccctttttttctgtcaaacactAAGGaaaatatactgaagaatgttttgaatgaaaaacaatattgacatccatagtatttttgttcctactatggatgtgcTGCAGTGGCTGCTTtttccccaacacacacacacgcacactcatattTCGTTTTGAGTTTAACAAAACAAAGAATTTTAAAACCACCTGACTGAGTGAATGGTGagaactttgttttattttgtgggaactacccctttaaaaggGGTAAGGTGTACTATCCTACATTTGCTTGTCccttatttagcattttatcccagagtttaaacattacctgttgagttcattttaaaaatgcaacatgATGCCATctaattgaaatttttttttaggaaaacagcTGTGTTGATTATGGGAAATttatttaaactaacaaaatgtGTAGGATCCcccttttttaaacaaatatttcataGACTGTCTACAAAATGGTTATTCCAACACAGACAACCAAAGCATTCATTACTGTCACCAACATCTCTGACAACCTAtgatttgtttttctgcaatagaCATCACCACTAGAGGGCATTTTTGAGGTGTCTGTTAAGCTGACTATGTTTCCAAGTGGAAAACAGCGGTTTGACCAGGGATATTCCCAAATCTGGGAAACCACATGTCTAATGTTTGGAATCTATTAAAGGTAACTGCGCTCATAATGATATTTACTTCAGGAGTAGAAAAACTATTATTGTGAGAGAGTGGGAGAACTTCTTTATCGAAGTGGCAGGGATTGGTTGGGTTGCCAAGAAAGGCAAAGACGCAACATCTGGTGTTTGTATATAAATCTAATTGTGACTGTATTGtttgattcacagaattcactggGAGGAGGCTGCTGTTTTAGATTTTAGATTATATGGCTTGGCTCTGGTCCTGACGAGTGTTTCATACATCAGTTTCTTAACTCTGGAACATTTAAAGTTCCATGAGAAAATAATTTCCAATTCTGCAAATGCTTCATAACGCTTACCAAACATTATACTTGGAACGGATGTATTAGTAATCCAAAATCAAGTCCTCAGATGACCTGACATTACTATACAGCATGTACACTTTATGCAAACCCACATAGGTTTATTTGTGACATTTAATGTGCCCCCGTATAATGTATTAAGACATCCAAAACATTTAAATCCGCCTGCACTAGAAGGATTGCAGCGGGTGTGCAATATCGCCTAAGATGGATGATATTAGCCTCCGCAGCCATATCAGTCGTGCTCATAACAGTGTGGAAATGTACATCAGCTCTTCAGAGACTGACACATCTAATTACACCCTTTACAGAGCAGATCAGAGTCATACCTCATCATAGCTGTCACCATCAGGCGTTCTAATAGAGCTGGTGAGTTTATTGAAGCTCTGAGACAGAAATCGTGAAGCTTTATGGGCCATTCTACAGAATGCTGCTATTTGTGTGCCTGGATAAATCTGTAAAGAATAACTAACAATGAATAGACTGCTACCTTTTGTCAGTGTAGACATTTACTAACATTTCTGTTGAGTATAACTTTGAAACTACAAGCAAGTCATTATAatcagactgtctgcttaatatctgctaacACTTTTTTTTGGTCAACATATGATCTcactattaacaaacaattaactaagactttcagctcaataaactactaatttatTGCATATTGGTAGTTAGTAAGGTAATAGTTGGGTTAGGGTAGTAGAAGGATTAGGGATGTAGGGATTGTACTTCATAAAGTACTAATAAACTGCCAATATCTTACTACttagcaggtaataagccagaagTTTGTAGTAGCAATTGGTACATGCACTAAAGTGTTAACCCCCTTTCCCCCAACAGACATTCTACTGACACATAATGTCCAAATTAACTCTAATCGTACTGTCTACTTATGCTTTACAATAAGAGAGAGGGAAGTTTCACAGGTTGTTTACAGCTGGTATACGATATGTTTACAGAAATgaataacacaaaaaaatgacTGATTTAAACGGAGATACAAAATCATTTAAGCTTGTACtcttttgattattttttgaCCTTGAGATAGTTAAAAACACCTGATTCATGGTGTAGATGCTCATGTAGTTAAATTGGTTCTAACAGCAACAAAACACCATATACTGCAGTATTCTCCATTTTTATTTTggtcatttgtgtatttttttctctccctTTTTTGGTATACTTAGGTTCCAGTGTTAAAAATTAGTAGGACTTAGTTTACTTAGCCCCCCTAAAATTGGACGTTTCTTTTTGTCAGCCGTCGGTGGCAGACTTTGGCGATATGATTGAGGCCTCTCTCTCTCGCTCAGCTTTCCCTTTTTGTCAGTAACGGTGCTGCATGCATCAGTTTCCCACAATCGTCAAAAGTTAAGCCCCAAATTGACAAAggtaataaaaaatgtaacttcAGTCAAGTTCATGTTGTGAAAAATCTAAATATCCACTGTTGATTATATTAGACTTTTGATTTCAATAgccatttttaaaacttttactatAGGAGGTTCTCGGCCATGATAGgctattattaatcagaaattgagTGTACTTAGTTTTATGTTAGGAAATGCAAGTTTGAATTTATAAACAGTCGGCAAGTCCTGGAGAACAGATGTAACATATTGATAAAATGTAGTTTTCTGTCATGTTCATGAAGtaataatttaacttatttagttttgccttcattcatttttgttttcagtaGTGACATAATGAACGAGTCTTCAACACATGATTTTtctacaaaacatttttaaatataatcgTTTAactaaatcatttctaataactacttttttttgtctttcccATGGTGACAGTTAGTGCATactattttattagttattttgaaAGATAGTTGTACTCAGATTTAAGTGTAATTAAAAGACTTAAATAGGTTATGTTGTTTTGGAAGGTTAGAATAAGTagttaagttattgtataactggtttgtaatactgtccttaaaattgttttaaaaaaaactaaaactgtttttattccagACAAACTAGAAGAAATAAGACTTATTAATATGGATTagaagatttattttaattttataggaAATAGTATGAAGATTTCTTTGGTTTGTTAAAGATCACTtgggaaacattattttaaattaatgggAGAGCAAacaattgacttcaactgtgttaaTGTTTGTTTAACAGATGTGCTTGaagttaaaaatgtgttattctACAATACAAAGTTACTATGAATGTCTACTCAACAATGCAATTACAATTTAACATGAAAGATTATTTtgaatttaagttatttaattagctcgttaatgaagactgcagagtgatgcaagAAAAAAATGAAACCCAATGAAATTTAAATACTTGTTTAAGTGGTTAGTGatgtacagttgcaatcagaattattaaaccacctgaattattagccaaccctctccccccatttatttttcccccaatttctgtttaaaggggagaatattttttttttgttcagcacatttctaaacataatagttttaataactcatttctaataactgatttatttttttttccatgatgacagtaaataatgttttacaagatattttttaagacacttctatacagcttaaagtgacatttaaagaccatATTTTTTTCcggaaacaaatatagcttaaaggggttaattattttgaccttaaaatggttaaaaaaaattaaaaactggttttattctagctaaaataaagcagataagactttctcaagaagaaaaaatattatcagacatactgtgaaaatatccttgctctgataaacataatttgggaaatgtttaaaaaaaaatcaaagggggtttaataattctgattgcaactgtatgtaAAAGTGTGCCCCCTAAAAGTACAAGTGGCCCCTGCCCCAGTAACTCTGGTCCAGAACCACCACTGGGAACATCCCTTCAAGATTTACATATACTTCATATTAAATTAATGACTAAATTGATAAAGAAGTTTCTAACTCATTTAATATAATTCCTTGTGAATTTCTTTAAAGATTATAAACAAAGGTCAAATCAGATCATTTTTAGCATATTCTTTTCACTTTCCGAGTATGACGTCAACCCACCTCCACATTACAAACATGCTTGGATGTTGTTGAGACCCTGACTCATATTGGGTTGCTTTCACAGTCTTTTATATGTTGGCAGTGACAGAAATTTCCTGTTACACCCAGACCTAAATTAACTACTTTATGACCTTccttcttaaaaagaaaaaagaaaaaaaaaagcaatgggCTATGCAGAGACATGGGTCACTCCCAAAGGTGGCTCTGGTATTTTTTTGCACTGGTTTTGCCCTTTCTGGTTGATGACCACCACTTTGTCTAAATATACTCAGTGGTGAGCATTGGCttctattttaatgtcaaaaacctatctattttttttttcttagcttgATTAATGGTAGTGTGTGTAACAGGCGCGTACTGTTCATTAGACGCTTCTCTTTAATCAACACTAACCACCAAAAAGCACTCATTAGATTTATAGCTTGACATTAAGATGGCTGTTTATCCACTTACATTAAATATAGGTTACAGTCGAGTCCTTCTGTTCACCACAAAGTGGCTCAGTGGAATGGACTGACCtgatttcttttcaaaataaCTGTCTGAAGGAATGTTCACTGCTGATTTTTGTTGTTCATTCATGAAAAACATCCATTCTTAGTTTGTCTCATTTAAGAAGCATTAGCAGAACCAATTTCCGTGTTAATCCTACAAAAGCATTCACATGCAAATTGTTAAACTGAATTGGATGGAAGACGCACATACAAAAAGGttttaatgaatgatttataCAGAAATTTGTTCTGGCTACTTTTTATGAATAACATCTAATGAGATTTGCATTTGAGGAAATTTTAATGTATACATTATATTTTTCATACGTCTATATTTTTCAGCAAGGACTCgttaaatagattaaaaatatataagctTTTAAAGTACATATATTGAAAAAATCAtcagtattgttttattttttggtgaaaaaaaatcagCATAATGTTTACTAAAGAATAacgtgaatttatatatatatatatatatatatatatatatatatatatatatatatatatatatatatatatatatatatatatatatatatatatatatatatatatacatacacacacacatatatataataatttacttcttcatttgttcgttcattttctttttgcttagtccttttattaatcaggggttgctacagcaggggaatccatacactctcattcacacacatacaccacagaaaatttcgtttacccaattcacctatagtacatgtctttggacttatagtgggaaacccacgcgaacatgaggagaacatgcaaactccatacagaaatgctaactgacccagccgaggttcaaactagcaaccttcttgctgatatatatatatatatatatatatatatatatatatatatatatatatatatatatatatatatatatatatata
The Danio rerio strain Tuebingen ecotype United States chromosome 4, GRCz12tu, whole genome shotgun sequence genome window above contains:
- the prrt4b gene encoding proline-rich transmembrane protein 4, whose amino-acid sequence is MLLLYRTLVVFSLFSSVNGFFGGNGPKPTAQTKADSKGWGLPYLPNWKPPSLGLGSFNFFNRNRDSAGTKVSLTLPEATTQDYILSSEDLTTLKYQPTATTNEELQSSTVQIGTLLPLKSAKLPTDHLLRNKPQLQSSDPPPSILDHSYDLDLWPPNIGQSTSKTPQTTSPQITRPQTYTLSTAQSTSITQNGTLSMVTETMNSYTDQIEPTDTPSTTSELTETSFQTTHFVTPADPKPEVSTDHLTTVSTGQNTLETTNTASKPEWTTFEPTEKTLDGFTWVEQTTSPTEMGKFRESFGTDSTAALPAGGFAWEEGDKDTAKNADLTTQKRHDELTTSASFTTLRNTEMPSTVSEDWLTDFTQESALPDCNAERSGICSSSDTWPTTVLSNSSKNDSTTTVSTNLSQSPILFPAPPMFVALYSDWNSALATWGSAWEAHIYGLGTVFCLVALASTLNLLCLPLQYPSGCGYFALVSFCLVAAGSTRAFALVYDAYGYQDRMSSTEASLLLYEAPFPCMTAAFGLVFLLLSMRSRMQLSYSVFQRPCILAGLVLLHFAAAFGPVALLHVDQRVYLFLSLISRGAFVALATFLSAAYFVFYCYVRADSKHIYHLNNTSPTPAERYNRCPFAESRDWDRAAAAVLLSAIFSLACAGLQLYAMLHALGMAGSVESFRPWPWWTFQFSCRVCEAVVCLTLVLVVAQPVYCSDHLPQAGSCWTELLAAKSPIIPGSYQWTLSHQEKLAICDPIGHGETECLPLYTLVDDRLGSLNGLDLLYHSNRALAYRDLDLDLPNTHPNTGAPSMGSSCTSDSTADLRPPSPINLRRSIDEALFSESLFPMSIFSPLRPFTSSDRSLNGRETISSGAQTARGTLIPDPGLYRTSSCVEVLPQAPIPPQAQMNGPSLGFPPSPSPSLSSSTCCSSPERWRGSSSSSSLYRQSLGGSSLVLCSTPEGHHPPSSTLSGGSSHTASSGHQRDNVQRPYRTLKSEDSLDQQSEFDQSVQEEFISVCRQIDALSICSETIDL